One Longimicrobium sp. genomic window, GGTGCGGCTGGCCCTCTTCTCCGACGCCGGCTGGGCGGGGGACCGCGGGGAGTGGTCGTCCGGGCGTCCGCTGTGGTCGGCGGGGGCGGGGGTGAGCTTCCTGCAGGGCGTGGTGCGGGTGGACCTGGCCCGCGCGCTCCGGAGCCCCACCGGCTGGCGCATGGAGCTGTACCTGGACGCGCCGCTGTAAAACTGCGAGTGCGAAAGTGATTGCATCGCAGTTGCTTTCGCACTTTCGCACTCTCGCACTCTCGCACTTCCTTCCCTCACCCCCGCATCAGCGACGCGATCCGGTCCCGGTACGCGCGGCTGGAGTTGAGCTGGGTGCCGTCGGCCAGCACCACCAGGTACTCGCCCTTCCCCCAGCTCTCGATCGAGCGGATGCGGTCCACGTTCACGATGGCCGAGCGGTGGATGCGCATGAAGCGGCGCGGGTCCAGGCGCCCCTCCATGGCGCTCACCGTGTCGCGCAGCAGGTGCACCTTCTTCGCCACGTGCAGCTCCAGGTAGTTGTCGGCCGCGCCGATCCAGTCGATCTCGTCCACCCGCACGAACACGTAGCGCCGCCCGGTGCGCACCAGGAAGCGCTCGGGGTAGTCGGGCGCCGGGCGGCGCACCTTCTCCAGCACGGCGGTCAGGTTGTCGGCCCACTCCTTCCCCAGCGGCTGCAGCATGCGCGCGCGCGCCCGCTCCAGCGCCTGGCCGAAGCGCTCCTGGTCGAACGGCTTGAGCAGGTAGTCGACGGCGTTCACCTCGAAGGCCGAGAGGGCGTACTGGTCGTACGCGGTGACGAACACCACCAGCGGCATCCGCGCGGGGCCCACCGCCTCCACCACGCCGAAGCCGTCCAGCTCGGGCATCTGCACGTCCAGGAACACCAGGTCGGGCGCGAGCGAGCGGATGGCCACCACGGCCTCCACGCCGTCCTCGGCCTCGCCCACCACCTCCACGTCGGCCTCGCGCTCCAGGAGCGCGCGCACCCGCTCGCGCCCCAGCGGCTCGTCGTCGACCACCAGCGCCTTCACCCTGCGCACGTCGCTCGTCAGCTCCCGGCGGCCACCAGCGGGCCGCCCAGTTCGTCGTCTGCTTCCTCCTCCTCCGCGGCGCGGAGCGGGACCTCCAGGGCCAGCCGGGCGCCGCCGCCGGGGGCGGGACCCAGGTACAGCCGGTGCGCGCCGCCGTACTGGGCCGACAGCCGCTCGGAGAGCGCGGCCAGCGCCTCGGCCGAGCACGCCTCGGGGGGCAGCGTCCCCCGCGCGTCGATGCGCAGCCGTCCGTCCGCCACCCGGGCGCGGAGCGAGAGCCCCGGCGGCTCGCCGTCCAGGGCGCCGGGGCCGGGGGCCAGCAGGGCGTCGGCCACGGCCTCCAGCAGCAGGTGGGGGACGTGCGCGCCGGCCGCGGCGGGGTCCACCTCCACCACGAGCGCCGGGGGGCGCCCGCCGCGCCCGGCCACCACGGCCAGGTACAGCGTGAGCAGCTCCGCCTCTTCGGCCAGGGTGGCGTCGCTCCACTCGTCGCGGTAGAGGGTGGCGCGCAGGAAGTCGGAGAGCCGCGCCAGCGCCCGGTCGGCGGCGGCGGTGTCGGCGCGCACGAGGCCCGCCAGCACGTCCAGCATCCCGAACAGCAGACGCGGCTGGATGCGCAGCTTCATCAGCTCCAGCCGGCTCTCGGCCAGCCGGGCCTCCAGGCGCGCGGCCGCCACCTCGCGCTCCTGCGCCGCGCGGAAGAAGCGCAGCGCGTGCCCCACCGCCACCATGTTGAAGAAGAGCACGGCCCGCCCGGG contains:
- a CDS encoding LytTR family DNA-binding domain-containing protein — protein: MRRVKALVVDDEPLGRERVRALLEREADVEVVGEAEDGVEAVVAIRSLAPDLVFLDVQMPELDGFGVVEAVGPARMPLVVFVTAYDQYALSAFEVNAVDYLLKPFDQERFGQALERARARMLQPLGKEWADNLTAVLEKVRRPAPDYPERFLVRTGRRYVFVRVDEIDWIGAADNYLELHVAKKVHLLRDTVSAMEGRLDPRRFMRIHRSAIVNVDRIRSIESWGKGEYLVVLADGTQLNSSRAYRDRIASLMRG
- a CDS encoding histidine kinase, with translation MSPATAPAALAAARPDPLFAGNRGFRRFFVAGWALLALVTAAQRLTLARLDGVPLAPGRALAVGLAFATGIAGLALSALATADRLPFRADRWLGPLLLTALAGVVVSSGFAALETAVRLALGDPGHVPAPVAWVVLFPGRAVLFFNMVAVGHALRFFRAAQEREVAAARLEARLAESRLELMKLRIQPRLLFGMLDVLAGLVRADTAAADRALARLSDFLRATLYRDEWSDATLAEEAELLTLYLAVVAGRGGRPPALVVEVDPAAAGAHVPHLLLEAVADALLAPGPGALDGEPPGLSLRARVADGRLRIDARGTLPPEACSAEALAALSERLSAQYGGAHRLYLGPAPGGGARLALEVPLRAAEEEEADDELGGPLVAAGS